From the genome of Alosa alosa isolate M-15738 ecotype Scorff River chromosome 18, AALO_Geno_1.1, whole genome shotgun sequence, one region includes:
- the LOC125311689 gene encoding cytosolic phospholipase A2 zeta-like: protein MSTLYENSDWSKEDMGVVTEPMKIEMIQRYKDILSTEKIGYYRKEMEQKEKEGHPVSYIDMWGLAIEHLIYEMGEYPL from the exons ATGTCCACTCTGTATGAGAATTCTGATTGGTCAAAAGAGGACATGGGTGTGGTCACTGAGCCAATGAAGATTGAGATGATCCAGAGGTACAAGGACATACTGTCCACTGAGAAGATCGGTTACTACAGAAAGGAGATGGAGCAGAAGGAAAAGGAGGGACATCCAGTGTCCTACATTGACATGTGGGGTCTGGCTATCGAACACCTCATCTATG AAATGGGAGAGTACCCTCTCTGA